The following DNA comes from Anaerolineae bacterium.
GGTGGCGCGGGGTTCAACGGCATCGTGGCCGCGCTCTTCGGCAACCTGCACCCCCTTGGCACCATCCCGGCCTCGGTGCTTTTCGGCGCTTTGTTGGTGGGGGCCAATAAAATGCAACGAGCCGCCCAGGTGCCCTCGGCGCTGATCATCGCCCTCAACGGTCTGGTGGTGGTCTTCGTGGTGAGCAGCGAAATCTGGCGCCGCCGACGCCAACGGCGACGCCTGGCTCAAGAGATGGAAAGCCTTTCCACCGACAAAGTCGCCCCCCGACCCTCCACGCCGGAGGTGGGATGATGGAACATGTGCTGACCTCGGCGGTCCTGATGGGCATCCTGACTTCGGGCATTCGCCTGGCCACCCCTTACCTCTATGCTGCCCTTGGCGAGACCTTTGGCCAGCGCAGTGGGGTGCTCAACCTGGGGGTGGAGGGGCAGATGCTTTTGGGGGCCTTTGCCGCCTTCTACCTCACCTGGCGCACGGACAACCTCTGGTTGGGTTTGTTGGCCGCCATCATCGTGGGCGGCCTGATGGGCCTGGCTATGGCCTTCGTCACGGTCAACCTTCAAGCCGAGCAAGGCATCAGCGGGATCGGCTTCTACCTTTTCGGCCTGGGGTTGAGCGACCTGTTGTTCCAGAAGTTCATCGGCACGGTGAAAACGGTGCAGGGTTTTGCTCCCTTGCACCTGCCGGTGCTCAGTGACCTGCCCGTGGTGGGGGAAGTCTTTTTCAGTCACAACATCCTGGTTTACGGGGCCTACTTGCTGGTGCCCCTCTCGTGGTTCATGCTGAACAAAACCACCCTGGGGATGAACATCCATGCCATTGGCGAGAACCCTCAGGCCGCGGACTCTCTGGGCATCAGCGTGGCCCGTATCCGCTACTACACTTTGATCCAGGGCGGGGTGCTTTCGGGGATTGCCGGGGCTTCGTTGTCCATTGGCTTGCTCAGTGTGTTTCAACAAAACATGACCAGCGGTCTGGGCTTCATCGCCGTGGCTTTGGTGTACTTTGGCGCCTGGCGCCCTTTGGGGGTGTTGGGCGGCGCGTTGCTCTTCAGCATGGTCAACGCCTTTCAACTGTGGCTCCAGGTGCTGGGGGTGCCCATCCCCTCGGACCTGGCGGTGATGATGCCCTATGTGCTCACCATTTTGGTCCTGGTCGCCACCGTATCCAAAGTGCGGGCGCCCTCGGCCCTGGCGAAGCCCTTCGAGCGGGAATCTTAGGGGGAGTCCTCTCCCGAAAGGAGGTGAGACCGGCCCGATCCTTTGTCTGTTCCTGACCCCTTCCCTTTTTACATCTTTATCCATCCCGGAGGAAGCGTCATGTGGAGGAGAACCTTTGTCACGGTGTTGTTGTTCCTGGTTTTGGCGTTGGCCGTGGGGGCCTGTGCCAAAGCCACCCCCACGGCGGCCCCTCAGGCAGCCACCGAAGCGCCGCAAAAGCCCTTCCGCGTGGCGGTGGTCATGCCCAGCGCCATCAACGACCTGGCTTTTAGTCAGAGCATGTACGATGCGCTGGTCGCCGTGCAACAGGCCATGGGCGGCAAGGAGGCCATGGAGTTCGTGTACTCGGATGGTATGTATGTGGTGGATGACGCGGCCGCGGCCATCCGCGACTATGCCTCCCAGGGTTACGACCTCATCATAGCCCACGGCTCCCAGTACGGCTCCTCGCTCCAGGAGATCGCCCCGGACTTCCCCAACACCAGTTTCGCCTGGGGCACCACGGTGGATACTTTCGGCCTGCCCAATGTGTTCGCGTACGAGGCGGCCTCGGAAGAAGGTGGGTATGTGAACGGCGTGATGGCGGCCAAACTCTCGCAAAGCGGGGTCTTGGGCGTCATCGGCCCCATCGAGACCGGCGATGCGCAACGCTATGTGCAGGGCTTCATCGCCGGGGCGAAGGCCACCAACCCCGACATCGACGTGCGCGTGACCTGGACCGGCTCCTTCTCCGACACCACCCTGGCGGCTGAGGCGGCCAACACCCATATCGCGGCCGGGGCCGATGTGCTCACCGGCACGGCCCAGATGGTGGTTGGTGCCATCGGCGTGGCCAAGGAGAAGGGCGTGCTCTGGTTCGGCACCCAGGCCGACCAGAGTTCTCTGGCGCCCAAGATTGTGGTGGCCAACCAGGTCTATCACTGGGAGGTCGTCCTGACCCAGATGATTGACCTGATTCAGCAGGGCACCCTGGGTGGCCGGCCCTTCAGCATCAACCTGGCCAACGGCGGCGAGGTGATCCAGTACAACCCTGCTTACGACCTGCCGGTCGAGGTCAAGGACGCAGCCGAAGCAGCCATTCAGGGCATCAAGGACGGCAGTATCCAGATCGAGACCGGGAAATAACCCTGAGATGGGGCGCATCCATCCGCCAGAAGGATGGGTGCGCCCTTGGTCTCCGTTCGGAGGATGTCCATGCCCGATTCTGCGGCTCAACCTCCCCGGATCCAGACGGTCGAGATGCGCGGCATCACCAAGCGCTTCCCCGGCGTGCTGGCGAATGACCGCGTGGATTTTGATGTGCATGCCGGCGAGGTGCACGCCCTTCTGGGCGAAAATGGTGCCGGCAAAAGCACCTTGATGAAGATCCTCTATGGCCTTTACCAGCCCGACGAGGGCGAGATTTACCTCAACGGCCAGCGGGTGAGCATCCATTCCCCCGGCGATGCCATCCGTTTGGGCATCGGCATGGTCCACCAGCATTTTATGTTGGTGGAAACCATGACCGTGGCCGAAAACGTGGCCCTGGGGCTGCCCTCATCCCGAGGGCTGCTCACCGACCTGGAGGTGGTGGCCCGCCGGATCCGGGAGTTGGCCGAGACCTACGGGCTGTACATTGACCCCCAGGCGTACATCTGGCAACTCTCGGTGGGGCAGCAGCAGCGCGTGGAAATCCTCAAAGCCCTCTATCGAGGTGCTTCGCTGCTCATCCTCGACGAGCCGACCGCCGTATTGACCCCCCAAGAGGTCGAGGAACTTTTCGCCATCATGCGCCAGATGGTGCGAGAGGGGCACGCCCTCATTTTCATCTCCCACAAACTGCATGAGGTCATCGAAATCAGCGATCGGGTGACCGTGTTGCGCGACGGGCGCAAGATCGGCACCCGACCTACCGCCGAGACCACCAAGGCCGCTTTGGCCAACTGGATGGTCGGGCGGGAGGTGTCGTTCACCCTCGAGCGGGGGCCTGCGCAGGTCGGCGAGGTGCGGCTGGAACTGCGCGATGTTCACTGCGAGAGCGACCGGGGCACGCCGGGCCTGCAGGGCGTGAGCCTCACCGTGCGGGCGGGCGAGATTTTGGGCATCGCTGGCGTTTCCGGCAACGGGCAGCGCGAGTTGGCCGAGGTCATCACCGGGTTACGGGAGGTCACTTCGGGCCAGGTGCTTTTGGAGGACACGGACGTGACCCCTTGGGATCCTGGGGCGCGCACCGAGCGGGGGTTGTCCTATATCCCTGAGGAACGGATGCGCGATGGGGTCATCCAGGATTTCACGGTAGCCGAAAACCTCATCCTGCGCGACCACGCCAGGCCCCCCTTTGCCCGGCGGGGGTTCCTCGATTTGCGGGCCATTGCCCAGCACGGGGAACGCCTCATCCACGACTTTCGCATCAAGACCCCTTCGTTGCGCACGTTGGTGAAGAGCCTTTCGGGCGGCAACATCCAGAAAATCGTGTTGGCGCGCGAACTGGCCCGTCAGCCGCGGGTGATTGTGGCTGCGCAGCCCACGCGGGGTCTGGATATCGGCGCCACCGAGTATGTGCGCGAGCAGTTGCTGGAACAGCGGCGGCAAGGGGTAGCGGTCTTGCTCATTTCGGAGGATTTGGACGAAATTTTGGCCCTCTCGGACCGGATCGCGGTGATGTACGAAGGCCGCGTCATGGATGTCTTGCCCAACGAGAACGTCAGCCCGGAGCGCCTGGGTTTGCTCATGGCCGGCGTGGCCCCCGCTGCTTCGGCCTGAGCCACGAATTGACGAAGTAACGACGCAACGAAGTGACGAACATGCTTTGGCAACGCTATTACCGACCCAAAATCATCGAAGAGGCGCTGCACCTACTGGCGGCGATCCCGGGGGCCGCGATTTTGGCCGGGGGCACGGACCTGATTCTGGATGTGCAACAGGGGCGTCGGGACCCGTTGGCGGCTGCGGTGGATGTGACGGCGATCCCCGACTTGCAGGCCCTGGAAGTGCGGAGGGGACGGTTGTTCATCGGGGCTGCCGTGCCCCTGAGCCGCATCGCGGCCTCGCCCCTGGTGCATGAGCATGCCCGGGCGCTGGCCGAGGCCGCCGGACAAATGGCCGGGCCCCAGGTGCGGCGGGTGGCGACCCTGGGCGGCAATGTGGCCCATGCCTTGCCCGCGGCCGACGGCGCCATGGCGCTGCTGGCGCTGGACGCTCAGGCCGAAGTGGCCGGCCCCCAAGGGCGGCAGCAGGTGGCACTGCCTGCTCTCTATCGCGGCCCTGGACGATCTGCCCTGGCGCCCACCGAGTTGCTGGTGGGGTTTACCCTGCCCCTGGGTGGGCCGGGGCGGGCTTCGGCCTTCCGCCGGGTGATGCGGCCTCAGGGGGTCGCCCTGCCCATCCTCAACTGTGCCGTCTGGCTGCACCGCGAAGGGGAGCGCATCGTCCAGGTGCGCATCGCCGTTGGCCCCTTTGGCCCGGTTCCCCGGCGGGCCGTGGCGGCCGAGAGCGCTTTGTGTGGCCATCCCTTGACCGCCGAGACCGTCGCCCAGGCGGTGGATGCCCTTCTGCGCGAGGCCCGCTTTCGCACCAGCCTGTACCGCGCCACCCAGGCCTACCGCCGCCACCTGGCCGGGATTCTGCTCCGCGACGCCCTGCGCTTAGCGTGGGAGAGGGCGGGAGGGGCGTAACGAATGGCAAATAAGAAATTGCGAGTTAGGACACCGCACATGGAACATCGCACGTCGCACGCTTCCACGATCTCACCCGAACGCATCCCCATCACCCTGACCGTGAACGGGCGCACCTACCGCCTGGAGGTGGCGCCGGATGAGACCCTGGCGACCGTGCTCCGCCAGCGCCTGCACCTGACCGGCGTGAAGATCGGCTGCCAGGAGGCCGAGTGCGGCGCGTGCACCGTAGAGGTGGATGGCGAGGCCGTGCTCTCCTGCATCTACCCGGCCGTGCGGGTCGACGGCAGGCGCGTGCTCACCGTGGAGGGCCTGGCCCGCCAGGAAGAGACGGAATTTGTCCTGCATCCCTTGCAGGAGGCCTTTGTGCAGCATGGCGCGGTGCAGTGCGGTTTTTGCACCCCCGGCCAACTGATGGCCGCCCACGCCCTGCTGGAGCACAACCCCAACCCCACCCGCGAGGACATCCGGGAAGCCCTGAAGGACACCCTGTGCCGTTGTGGGGCGTATCGGGCCATCGAAGAGGCGGTGCAGGCGGCGGCTCAGGCCCTGCGCACTGGCGAGCCGCCCCCGCCGCCGCAACTGCCCGCTTCCACCCATGCGGGCCGCGTGGTGGGCCGCCCGCACATCCGCCCCGACGCCATCGACAAGGTCACCGGGCGCGCCATCTACACCGACGACCTGCACTTTGAGGGAATGCTCTACGCCCGTGTGCGCCGGGCCGAGGTGCCCCACGGCATCTTGCGGCGGATCGATGTCATCCAGGCCCGCGCCGTGCCGGGCGTCCAGGCGGTGCTTACCGCCGCCGATTTGCCGGCCGCTAAGCGCCACGGCCTGTTCGTGGACGATTGGCCCATCCTGGTCGGGGTGGGGGAGCGCATCCGTTATGTGGGTGACGCCCTGGCGATTGTGGCCGCCGAGACCCCAGAGGCCGCCGCCCAGGCTGTGGCCCGGATCGAGGTGGGGATTGAACCCCTGCCTCCCCTCACCGACCCCCTTGAAGCCCTGCGCCCCGATGCGCCCCAACTGCATCCCGGCGGTAACCTGCTCAAACACATCAAAGTCCGCAAAGGCGATGTGGAACAGGGGTTTGCCGAGGCCGATGTGATTCTGGAGCACACCTTCTTCACCCCACCCTACGATCATGCCTTTTTGGAGCCTGAATCCAGCGTGGCCGTGCCCCTTTCCGATGGAAGGATGGCCGTTTATGTCGGCTCCCAAATCCCTTATGCGGACCGGCGGCAGGTGGCTGCGGCTTTGGGCTGGCCGGAGGAGCGGGTGCACATCGTGGGGCAGACCATGGGCGGCGGCTTCGGCGGCAAGGAGGACATCGCCGGGCAGATTCACGCCGCCCTGCTGGCCCAGGCCACGGGCCGGCCGGTGAAACTGACCTACGATCGGCGGGAGAGCCTCATCGCCCACCCCAAGCGCCACGCCACCCGCATCCGGGTGCGCATCGGTGCCAAACGCGACGGCCGCCTGACCGCCATCCAGACCGAACTGTACGGCGACACCGGCGCTTACGCTTCCCTGGGTGAGAAGGTGATGACCCGCGCCACCACTCATTCCGCCGGGCCGTACGAGGTGCCCCATGTGCGCTCGGATTGCTACGCGGTGTACACCAACAACCCGCCGGCTGGCGCCTTTCGGGGCTTTGGCGTCACCCAGTCGACCTTCGCCATCGAGAGCATAATGGACATGCTGGCCGAGCGCCTGGGCATGGATCCGGTGGCCCTGCGCCGCAAGAACGCTCTGCGGGTCGGCTCGGTGACCAGCACGGGGCAGGTGTTGCGGGAGAGCGTGGGGCTGCTGGCGTGCATCGAGCGCGCGGAGGCCGAGATGCGCCGCCTGACCGACGGCGAAGCCCCCTTCCGACCGCGTCCTGTGCCGGGGGCGCCTCACAAGGTGCGGGCCTGGGGATTCGCCGTGGCCTTCAAAAACACCGGCCTGGGCGGCGGCGCGCCCGATGAATCCACCACCGAGGTCGAACTGTTGCCCGAGGGGCGCTTTGAGGTGCGCACCTCGGCCGCCGAACTGGGCCAGGGGTTAGTCTCGGTGTTGCAACTCGTGGTCGCCGAAACCTTGGGCCTCTCCCCGGAGCGGGTGCGGGTGTTGGTGATGGACACTGACCGTACCCCCGACGGCGGGCCCACCACGGCCTCGCGGCAGACCTTTGTCACCGGCAACGCCGCGCGCCTGGCCGCCCAGGTGCTGGCCGACGCCTTACGCTCCGCCCTGGCCGAGCGCTACGATTGCCCGCCGGAGCGTCTTCGCTTCACCGAGGCCGGGGTGGAACTCTGTGGCCGCACCCTCACCTGGCCCCAGGTGGCGGCGGAGATGGACGCTCTGGGCCGTCCGCCCCGCGTGCGCTACACTTACCGCGCCCCCGAAACCCGTCCCCTGGGGGAGGGCGGCGACATGCACTTCGCCTACGCCTTCGCGGCCCAGGCCGCCGAGGTGGAGGTGGATACCCTTACCGGCGAGGTGCGCGTGTTGCGGGTGATCTCGGCCAACGATGTGGGTGTGGCCCTCAACCCCCTGACCCTCAAAGGCCAGATCGAGGGTGGGGTGGTCATGGGCGTCGGCACGGCGCTCACCGAGCGTTTCATCCTCGAAGAAGGGCGGGTGGTCACCGATCGGCTGGCCCGATACCGCATCCCGGCCATCGGCCACACGCCGGAAATT
Coding sequences within:
- a CDS encoding xanthine dehydrogenase family protein subunit M encodes the protein MLWQRYYRPKIIEEALHLLAAIPGAAILAGGTDLILDVQQGRRDPLAAAVDVTAIPDLQALEVRRGRLFIGAAVPLSRIAASPLVHEHARALAEAAGQMAGPQVRRVATLGGNVAHALPAADGAMALLALDAQAEVAGPQGRQQVALPALYRGPGRSALAPTELLVGFTLPLGGPGRASAFRRVMRPQGVALPILNCAVWLHREGERIVQVRIAVGPFGPVPRRAVAAESALCGHPLTAETVAQAVDALLREARFRTSLYRATQAYRRHLAGILLRDALRLAWERAGGA
- a CDS encoding ABC transporter ATP-binding protein, with the protein product MSMPDSAAQPPRIQTVEMRGITKRFPGVLANDRVDFDVHAGEVHALLGENGAGKSTLMKILYGLYQPDEGEIYLNGQRVSIHSPGDAIRLGIGMVHQHFMLVETMTVAENVALGLPSSRGLLTDLEVVARRIRELAETYGLYIDPQAYIWQLSVGQQQRVEILKALYRGASLLILDEPTAVLTPQEVEELFAIMRQMVREGHALIFISHKLHEVIEISDRVTVLRDGRKIGTRPTAETTKAALANWMVGREVSFTLERGPAQVGEVRLELRDVHCESDRGTPGLQGVSLTVRAGEILGIAGVSGNGQRELAEVITGLREVTSGQVLLEDTDVTPWDPGARTERGLSYIPEERMRDGVIQDFTVAENLILRDHARPPFARRGFLDLRAIAQHGERLIHDFRIKTPSLRTLVKSLSGGNIQKIVLARELARQPRVIVAAQPTRGLDIGATEYVREQLLEQRRQGVAVLLISEDLDEILALSDRIAVMYEGRVMDVLPNENVSPERLGLLMAGVAPAASA
- a CDS encoding ABC transporter permease, encoding MEHVLTSAVLMGILTSGIRLATPYLYAALGETFGQRSGVLNLGVEGQMLLGAFAAFYLTWRTDNLWLGLLAAIIVGGLMGLAMAFVTVNLQAEQGISGIGFYLFGLGLSDLLFQKFIGTVKTVQGFAPLHLPVLSDLPVVGEVFFSHNILVYGAYLLVPLSWFMLNKTTLGMNIHAIGENPQAADSLGISVARIRYYTLIQGGVLSGIAGASLSIGLLSVFQQNMTSGLGFIAVALVYFGAWRPLGVLGGALLFSMVNAFQLWLQVLGVPIPSDLAVMMPYVLTILVLVATVSKVRAPSALAKPFERES
- a CDS encoding BMP family ABC transporter substrate-binding protein, with protein sequence MWRRTFVTVLLFLVLALAVGACAKATPTAAPQAATEAPQKPFRVAVVMPSAINDLAFSQSMYDALVAVQQAMGGKEAMEFVYSDGMYVVDDAAAAIRDYASQGYDLIIAHGSQYGSSLQEIAPDFPNTSFAWGTTVDTFGLPNVFAYEAASEEGGYVNGVMAAKLSQSGVLGVIGPIETGDAQRYVQGFIAGAKATNPDIDVRVTWTGSFSDTTLAAEAANTHIAAGADVLTGTAQMVVGAIGVAKEKGVLWFGTQADQSSLAPKIVVANQVYHWEVVLTQMIDLIQQGTLGGRPFSINLANGGEVIQYNPAYDLPVEVKDAAEAAIQGIKDGSIQIETGK
- a CDS encoding molybdopterin-dependent oxidoreductase — translated: MEHRTSHASTISPERIPITLTVNGRTYRLEVAPDETLATVLRQRLHLTGVKIGCQEAECGACTVEVDGEAVLSCIYPAVRVDGRRVLTVEGLARQEETEFVLHPLQEAFVQHGAVQCGFCTPGQLMAAHALLEHNPNPTREDIREALKDTLCRCGAYRAIEEAVQAAAQALRTGEPPPPPQLPASTHAGRVVGRPHIRPDAIDKVTGRAIYTDDLHFEGMLYARVRRAEVPHGILRRIDVIQARAVPGVQAVLTAADLPAAKRHGLFVDDWPILVGVGERIRYVGDALAIVAAETPEAAAQAVARIEVGIEPLPPLTDPLEALRPDAPQLHPGGNLLKHIKVRKGDVEQGFAEADVILEHTFFTPPYDHAFLEPESSVAVPLSDGRMAVYVGSQIPYADRRQVAAALGWPEERVHIVGQTMGGGFGGKEDIAGQIHAALLAQATGRPVKLTYDRRESLIAHPKRHATRIRVRIGAKRDGRLTAIQTELYGDTGAYASLGEKVMTRATTHSAGPYEVPHVRSDCYAVYTNNPPAGAFRGFGVTQSTFAIESIMDMLAERLGMDPVALRRKNALRVGSVTSTGQVLRESVGLLACIERAEAEMRRLTDGEAPFRPRPVPGAPHKVRAWGFAVAFKNTGLGGGAPDESTTEVELLPEGRFEVRTSAAELGQGLVSVLQLVVAETLGLSPERVRVLVMDTDRTPDGGPTTASRQTFVTGNAARLAAQVLADALRSALAERYDCPPERLRFTEAGVELCGRTLTWPQVAAEMDALGRPPRVRYTYRAPETRPLGEGGDMHFAYAFAAQAAEVEVDTLTGEVRVLRVISANDVGVALNPLTLKGQIEGGVVMGVGTALTERFILEEGRVVTDRLARYRIPAIGHTPEIVPIIVEQPVATGPFGAKGVGEIVSVPTAPAITNAIYHAVGVRVDRLPVDQEALVRQSAHG